The Rhizobium rhizogenes sequence GACCGTAGTCTTGCCGGCGCCGTTTGGGCCGATCAGCGCATGAACGCGGGCATGGTGAACGTCGAGATCGACGTTTTTCACGGCTGCGAATGCGCCGAAGGTTTTGCTGAGACCACGCGCCGAAAGAACGACGCGAGGTTCGGCCTGCCCGGCGGGGGCGGGAGCGATCGTCATGAAACTTTCCCCTTTATTGCGTCAGTCTTTTATTGCGTCACCAGCGGGCAACCGCTTTTTGCAGGGTCCATGAAGGCTTCCTTGCCGGGGATGGTGGCGAGCACCTTGTAATAATCCCACGGCTGCTTGCTCTCATCCGGCTTCTTCACTTCCATGAGATACATGTCGTGGATCATGCGGCCATTGGCGGCCACATGGCCGTCCTTGGAGAAAACGTCGTTGACGGGCATTTCCTTCATTGCCTTGGCGACAGCATCGGCATCATCAGTGCCTGCCTTTTCAATGGCCTTCAGGTAGTGCAGCACGGCGGAATAGGTGCCGGCATGCACCATGTTCGGCATGGCGCCGGTGCGTTCCTTGAAACGCTCGCCGAACTTGCGCGATTCATCGTCGCGGTCCCAGTAAAAACCTTCCGTCAGCGTCAGCCCTTGCGCCGCCTCAAGACCGAGGCCATGGACTTCGGCGAGCGTGAAGAGAAGCGCCGCAAGCCGCTGGCCGCCGGCAACGATGCCGAATTCAGCCGCCTGCTTGATGGCATTGGAGGTGTCGAGGCCCGCATTGGCAAGACCGATGACCTTCGCGCCCGAAGACTGCGCCTGCAGCAGGAAGGAGGAATAATCCGTCGTTGCCAGCGGATGGCGCACGGAGCCCAGAACCTTGCCGCCATTGCCCTTGACGAAATTGGCGGTGTTTTCTTCCAGCGAATAACCGAAAGCATAGTCCGCAGTCAGGAAGAACCAGCTGTCGCCGCCCTGCTTCACCAGCGCGCCGCCGGTGCCAACCGCCAGCGAATAGGTGTCATAAGCCCAGTGGAAACCATAGGGGCTGCACTGCTTGCCGGTCAGTTCGGTGGTTGCCGCACCGGTGTTGACGGTGATCTTCTTCTTGTCCTTGGAGAGCGCCTGCACGGCCAGGCCGACCGAAGACGAGGTCAATTCCATGATCGAATCGACCTGTTCGGTGTCGTACCATTGCCGGGCGATGTTGGAGGCGACATCCGCCTTGTTCTGGTGGTCGGCGGTCACCACTTCCACCGGCGCGTCCAGCACCTTACCGCCAAAATCCTCGACCGCCATCTTCGCGGCTTCATAAGAGTATTTGCCGCCGAAATTGGCGTAGACGCCCGACTGGTCGTTCAGAATGCCGATCTTGACCTTGCCGTCCGAAATCTCGGCGGCATAAGCGGCGGTGCCGGCGGCCAGTGCCATGGCCGTGGATAAAACGATACTCTTGCGCATGACTTCTCCTCCCAGAGATGATTGCGAGCCTCAGATTGTCTGTGCAGGGGTGAACGAACCCCCGTAGTGGGCTTCTTCATCCTTGCAGCGAAACGGTCACGCCGCCCTCCTCAAAGCGGCGCATCCTGAGCCTAGACTTCTCGAATTCGGCCGTTGACACAAGAGCGGGGCATCATCAAATTGCGAACAGGAACTGTTCATTTTTGAACAGAACTTGTGATGGAGACGGAAATGGCCACGCCTTTTACCTGGGACGACCTGCAATATTTCCTGGCCGTGGCCCGCACGGGACAACTTTCATCTGCGGCGAGAAGCCTGCGCACCAGCCACGCCACCGTCTCCCGCCATATCGACCGGCTGGAATTCTCGCTTAAAACCAAGCTGTTCGAGCGCAACCCGCGCGGTTACGAACTGACGACGGTGGGACGGCGGCTGGTCGATACGGTCGAGCGCATAGAAGCGGAAGCCGAAAGACTGCAATCGGATATTTCCGAAAGCGGCAGCCTGCTGCGCGGCGTGGTGCGCTTAAGCGCCCCTGAAGGTTTTTCCAATTTTTTCTTCGTGGAAAGGCTGAAAGACTTCGCCGTGACCCATCCCCACATCATGGTGGAAATGGTGACGATCCAGCAGATCATGGCGCTTTCCAGAAAGGAGGCGGATGTGGCGGTCACGCTCGATCCGCCGAAAGCCGGTCCCTATATCAATGAACAGATCATCGACTATACGCTGCATATCTATGCCTCGCGTTCCTATCTCGCCGGGCGGCCGAAGATCACGCGGCGCGAGGACCTGCTCGACCATTTCTTCATCGGTTACGTGCAGGACCTGATCTTTTCGCCGGGCCTCGATTACATGCGCGACGTGCTGCCCGGCCTCAGGCCCAATTTCCAGTCATCCAGCATTTTTGCGCAGCTCACCGCCACGCTGAGCGGCCGTGGCCTTTGCATCTTGCCGAACTTCATCGCGGCACGCTTTCCGGACCTGCAGATGGTGCTTGCCGGTGAAGTGGAGCTGCGGCGCGGCTATTGGCTCACCAGTCATCACGATCTCGCCAACGTGCCGCGCGTGCGCTCGCTGATGGATTTCATCCTGACGACGGCACGTGCCCACGAAAATCTCTTCATCCTCGACCGAAGGACGATTGCCTGAAACGGCCATCGTTCACATTTCGGCGACACCGTGTTTACGGGTGGCCGATTGGAGGATGCGCCCGCTTGCCTATATGAATGACAACAACGAAGCCGGTTTGTGAAAGCCGGCATCCTCCGACATCTGGAAGGTCATCATGAAAAAGATCGGATTCCTGTCCTTCGGCCACTGGACACCCTCACCCCAGTCGCAGACCCGCTCGGCTGCGGACACGCTGCTGCAATCGATAGACCTCGCCGTGGCCGCGGAAGAACTGGGCGCCGATGGCGCCTATTTCCGCGTGCACCATTTCGCCCGCCAGCTTGCTTCGCCCTTTCCGCTTCTGGCCGCCATCGGCGCCAGAACGAAAAAGATCGAGATCGGCACCGGCGTCATCGACATGCGTTATGAAAACCCGTTCTACATGGCGGAGGATGCCGGTTCGGCCGACCTCATCGCCGGTGGACGCCTGCAACTCGGCATCAGCCGTGGTTCACCGGAACAGGTGATCGATGGCTGGCGTTATTTCGGCTTCCGCCCGGCCGAGGGCGAGAGCGAAGAAGACATGGCGCGGCAGCATACCGAGGTCTTCCTGGAGCTTCTGAAGGGCGATGGTTTCGCGCAGCCGAACCCGAGACCGATGTTCCCCAACCCGCCCGGCCTTTTGCGGCTGGAACCCCATTCCGAAGGGCTGCGTGAGCGCATCTGGTGGGGTTCGAGCTCCAATGCGACAGCGGTATGGGCGGCAAAGCTTGGCATGAACCTGCAAAGCTCCACCCTGAAGACGGATGAAACGGGCGAGCCTTTCCATGTCCAGCAGGCGCAGCAGATCCGCATCTTCCGGGAAGCATGGAAGGAAGCAGGCCACACCCGCGAGCCGCGTGTATCGGTCAGCCGCAGCATCTTCGCTCTCGTCAACGACCGCGACCGGGCCTATTTCGGTTACGGCAACGAAGGCGACGACAAGATCGGTTATATCGACGACAAGACGCGTGCGATCTTCGGGCGCAGCTATGCCGCCGAGCCTGAAGCGCTGATCGAACAGCTGAAAGCCGATGAAGCCATTGCCGAGGCCGACACGCTGCTCCTGACCGTGCCGAACCAGCTGGGTGTCGACTACAACGCCCATGTGATCGAGACGATCCTGAAGCAGGTGGCGCCGGCTCTCGGCTGGCGCTAACGGCTGGTCCTGAAAATGAGCAAGGCGGCGCAGTCTCTGCGCCGCCTTTTTTATTTCACCGCCTTGCCATAACGGGCAAAGCTTTCCGCCAGCGGCGTCGTGCTGGCGCCGGGCTGCTCCGGCCTCCTGTAAACGCCATCCCGCACATGGATCGGCTCTTCGAAATGATCCTTGATCCACGGAATATATTCGAGAATGGTCGAAGCCGGATGCCAGTAGCTCAGATGCACATGCACCTGGCTCATCTCACCCGCATGCGGCACCACGGGCAGGCGATGGGCGAGTGCGAGATCAGCCACCTGAATATATTCGGTGATGCCGCCAAGCCGGGTCACATCCGGCTGGACATAAGCGACCGCGCCGGCATCGATGAATGAGCGGAACGCATCCACCGTATAAAGCTGCTCGCCCAGTGCGATGGGGATGGATGTGCCGCGCGCCAGCCGGGCGTGGCTGGTGACGTCGTCATACCACAGCGGTTCCTCGAACCAGTAGATATCCAGATCCTTCGCCGCGGCGCAGAAACGCTGGCATGTCGGCAGGTCCCACTTGCCGTTGCCGTCAATGGCGATGCGGATGGAGGAGCCGACGCGCTGGCGGACGGCGGCAAGCCGGGCAATGTCGACATTCGGATCATCATGACCGACCTTGAGCTTCAGGCGGGTGAAGCCATCCTCCTCCACGGCCTTTGCACTGCCGGCCAGCAGGTTTTCCAGCGTAAAGGAAAGCCAGCCAATATCGGTGTTATAGGCTTCCACGCCTGCCGTGCGCGCACCGCCGAGATATTGCCAGAGCGGCACGCCCGCCTTTTTCGCCTTCAAATCCCACAGCGCCACGTCGATGGCGGCAAGCGCCAGATGGGTGATGCCCGCCCGGCCGACCCATTGCAGCGAGGGATAACGGGCAAGTTTCATCCAGAGCCGTGAATGCTCGGACGCATCCTCACCCAGCAACAGGGGAGTATAACAATCGCTGATGCAGGAGGTGATCAGCCTGTCGGACGGCAGATGCGCGTGGGTGCCGGTGAAACCATAGCCCTCAATGCCGTCACCCGTGGTGATTTTTGCGCCGACGACGCCCCAGTGGGTGATGCTGTGGGTGGAATCGGAAATCGACTCCGACGTGAGCGGCAAATGCAGGATGAAAGGTTCGACAGCGGTAATTTTCATGATCGGTCATTCCTCGATGCTTGAACGCTTCTGGGGAGGAAAGGCGGAAGTCCCTTTTCTGAGCGGCGCTTCGCCGATTGGCGGGTGAAGTCGCGTCATTGTTCCGCGCCCAATGGTTGCGGGAATTGAACCGTCAGGGGATCGCCGGACCGCCCTCCTCCGGCAGCCAGCTTCCGATGGCAGATAGAGCTAACGGAAAAACGGATTTTGTAAAATAAAAAATTTTTTATTTTTAATATTTGATTGTTGCCTGTCTTCCGAAGCTGGGCAATGATGCGGCCATGAACACACTCGTCAAAGTCACGCTCGCCGAACAGGCTCACCGGGAACTGCGCGCGCGCATCGTCAGCGGCAAATTGCGCGGCGGCGAAAGGCTGCTGCCCAACGAGCTTGCCGCCGATCTCGGCATCAGCCCCACCCCGGTCAAGGAAGCCTGCGTGAAACTCGAGGCCGACGGGCTGGTGGTCAACTCTTCAAGGCGCGGCATGGTGGTGCGCGATTTCACGGTGGAGGATGTGGAAGAGCTCTACGCCGCCAGAATGCTGCTCGAAAAAGGCGCCGTCGAAGTGGCGTTCGATGCCGGGCAACTGGACGGGACGCTGCATGCGCAGCTGCTGGAAAGCCTTGCCA is a genomic window containing:
- a CDS encoding ABC transporter substrate-binding protein: MRKSIVLSTAMALAAGTAAYAAEISDGKVKIGILNDQSGVYANFGGKYSYEAAKMAVEDFGGKVLDAPVEVVTADHQNKADVASNIARQWYDTEQVDSIMELTSSSVGLAVQALSKDKKKITVNTGAATTELTGKQCSPYGFHWAYDTYSLAVGTGGALVKQGGDSWFFLTADYAFGYSLEENTANFVKGNGGKVLGSVRHPLATTDYSSFLLQAQSSGAKVIGLANAGLDTSNAIKQAAEFGIVAGGQRLAALLFTLAEVHGLGLEAAQGLTLTEGFYWDRDDESRKFGERFKERTGAMPNMVHAGTYSAVLHYLKAIEKAGTDDADAVAKAMKEMPVNDVFSKDGHVAANGRMIHDMYLMEVKKPDESKQPWDYYKVLATIPGKEAFMDPAKSGCPLVTQ
- a CDS encoding LysR family transcriptional regulator, which gives rise to MATPFTWDDLQYFLAVARTGQLSSAARSLRTSHATVSRHIDRLEFSLKTKLFERNPRGYELTTVGRRLVDTVERIEAEAERLQSDISESGSLLRGVVRLSAPEGFSNFFFVERLKDFAVTHPHIMVEMVTIQQIMALSRKEADVAVTLDPPKAGPYINEQIIDYTLHIYASRSYLAGRPKITRREDLLDHFFIGYVQDLIFSPGLDYMRDVLPGLRPNFQSSSIFAQLTATLSGRGLCILPNFIAARFPDLQMVLAGEVELRRGYWLTSHHDLANVPRVRSLMDFILTTARAHENLFILDRRTIA
- a CDS encoding LLM class flavin-dependent oxidoreductase — translated: MKKIGFLSFGHWTPSPQSQTRSAADTLLQSIDLAVAAEELGADGAYFRVHHFARQLASPFPLLAAIGARTKKIEIGTGVIDMRYENPFYMAEDAGSADLIAGGRLQLGISRGSPEQVIDGWRYFGFRPAEGESEEDMARQHTEVFLELLKGDGFAQPNPRPMFPNPPGLLRLEPHSEGLRERIWWGSSSNATAVWAAKLGMNLQSSTLKTDETGEPFHVQQAQQIRIFREAWKEAGHTREPRVSVSRSIFALVNDRDRAYFGYGNEGDDKIGYIDDKTRAIFGRSYAAEPEALIEQLKADEAIAEADTLLLTVPNQLGVDYNAHVIETILKQVAPALGWR
- a CDS encoding mandelate racemase/muconate lactonizing enzyme family protein, giving the protein MKITAVEPFILHLPLTSESISDSTHSITHWGVVGAKITTGDGIEGYGFTGTHAHLPSDRLITSCISDCYTPLLLGEDASEHSRLWMKLARYPSLQWVGRAGITHLALAAIDVALWDLKAKKAGVPLWQYLGGARTAGVEAYNTDIGWLSFTLENLLAGSAKAVEEDGFTRLKLKVGHDDPNVDIARLAAVRQRVGSSIRIAIDGNGKWDLPTCQRFCAAAKDLDIYWFEEPLWYDDVTSHARLARGTSIPIALGEQLYTVDAFRSFIDAGAVAYVQPDVTRLGGITEYIQVADLALAHRLPVVPHAGEMSQVHVHLSYWHPASTILEYIPWIKDHFEEPIHVRDGVYRRPEQPGASTTPLAESFARYGKAVK
- a CDS encoding GntR family transcriptional regulator → MNTLVKVTLAEQAHRELRARIVSGKLRGGERLLPNELAADLGISPTPVKEACVKLEADGLVVNSSRRGMVVRDFTVEDVEELYAARMLLEKGAVEVAFDAGQLDGTLHAQLLESLAKHREFAKGPTLDELSKALFYDRSFHTTLVSAARIPVISGSHERILDQTHTVFVSILGDYARSVEEHQNIADAIAAGSKAQIVDALWRHLERSRQNTLRQVRLLKEAGA